The nucleotide window CTTCTGCAAACCTCTTCTCCCAGGCCAGAGACCATTGGGAACCTCCACCATCAGGTTGCTTCTACTGCAAAGCAGGAAGGCCTTCATGCTCTGGCCAAACTTACTGCAATTAAAGGAACTTGGCTGATGGTTGGCCCTACTTGCCCCTTCTACTGGCTGCTCATGACCTCTCACACTTCTTTTGCCTCAATAAAATACCATTGCCTCGCAACCTGAGACGTCTTCTCCAACTTTTTTCTGGCAAAGGTGTGCCAACCACACTTGGCACAAATCCATGTGTCCACACACCGTTTGTGGAGGGTGCAAATTGCACCAACACCTCTTGAGGAATTGGTTCTGCACTTCCACTTCCCACTGGGACACACTGATACACTTTATGTCCATCACAGAGGAGAACCTCACTGCCTTAATCACAGGCCTGGATTCCATAATGCAGCTCCATCCTTGATTCTGGAACAAGCCCCTCATGGGTGCTGTCTTCATTTTGGCCGGACATCAGTTGCTCCAGACCCTCATCATCTTCCTGGCCCATTTACAGATCCGCTCCAGCTGCTGCATGTCTCCCTTATGTTCACATCCCAGAGTCAAACACACAACTTCAGTCCAACCCAatcagagcagagggggagaatcCCCCCCATTCACCTTCTGCCCATGACATGGACCTGAGCTCAGGGGAGTTTCTGGTCAGCTCATTCACATGGTGGGGCATGTCCAGTTTTTCATCCAAAACCACCCCAAGGCTTTCTCCTctgggctgctctcaatccacTCATTGTCCCGTCTACAACCATGTTTGGCATTGCTCCAAACCACATGCAGGActttgcacttggccttgttcGGCTTCATGAGATGGACAATGTCCCACATCCCCAACctgttccagcccctctggctgccatcccttccctccagacAGCCAACCCCACTACTCAGCTTGGAGTGCTCCCTGCTTTTGCTGATCATCCCATTAAATCCCATTACCCTGATTTCTGCCTATGATTCACAATTATAACCATCCCACCAGGAGTCTCTGTGGGTCACCACTCATCCCTGTTCTCCACACAGGGATGTGGAGCCGTTAACTACAACTCTTTGAGTGAGACCATCCCGCCCATTCCTTACCCACCAAATGGTCCAGCCATCAACTCCACATCTCTCCGGCTTAGAGACAAGGATGTTGTCTGGCACGGGAATAAAGGACTTGCACAAGTCCAGGTACAGGACACTGGCATCTATTCCCTCATCCACCCATGCTGGAACAGATACCAACTCATCAAAGCTCCTGCCAAGGTTAGATGGGCACGGCCTTGGGCGCGGGATGTGGAatagcagagctgtgggaagcaAAGCGTTCCCAACCTCGGGACtcaccaggctgtgccaggcaagAGCAGCGagcctgaaaaatgaaaaatgcccCAATGTCGTGGGCAATGGCTGTCCCAAACCTTCAGCCACGGATCATCCTTGAGGCCATGCTCTGGATACCCCTCACCAGAGCTTTGTCTTCCTTGTTCCCAGTAACACAGAGATTATCAGAGTTCTCCAAAaccaccagagcagagcagaggggcaggacctgctgcacctGGATTGGAGCAATCCCAAACATGCAGGATAAAGGCTGGGTGATGAGGGGATTGAGCCCAAGGAGGAGCACTTGGAGAGCTTGTGGATGAAGTAATGGACGTGCCCAGCCAGGTGAATGTGCTGAACAGAAACCCTGTTGTGCCCTGGGCTCATCCCCAGagcatgggcagcaggtgaGGACTCAGAACTGATTCTGCTCCACTCTGGCGAGACTGGAGATGTGTGttcagctctgggagctggaaaaaaggaagacatgGACCTGCTCAACCACAGCGGGACATAGCCCTGGAAGATAATTATGGGCAGGGGCAACTGGTGTCCATAAAAATTGAACACACCACCCACAAGGAGTTTGCGGCAGAGGCAAGGAGAGACCCGCATTCGTGTGTCCAGGTTTGTGTTTCAACAGCTGGAGGGTTTGTGTGATAATGCACTGGAAGAGCAAAGTGTGGCAGTGAGTAGTGGAACAGCAGAAATAAGAACTAAGAGTGATCTTGGTACACTTTTTCACCCACCCCAGTGGCCTCTACAACCCTGGCGTAGTGCTGAGTGGGACTGGAAGAAGCttgggagaagaaagaaggagtCATCTGAAGTAGTGATGCAAGAAAACTTTATTGAGGTAGAAGGGTGAAAACTCAGGAGCAGCCAGTGGGAGGGAGCTGGTCTGAGGTGCAAGGACGGCGACCATTAGCCAAGGTCCCTTCCTTTGGTGAGGTTTGGCCAGAGCATCAAGGCCTTCCTGGCCTGCAatgggagcagcccagcagaggTGCCAGATGGTCTCAGGCTTGGGACAAGGGGTTTGTCCAGAGGGGAATGGAGACATCCAAAGGAGGAATGGATCCAATGGAGAGCAGGGAGTGGGAGAAAGCAGGAATGGAGATGGGCCATGTTTGCAGGCAGCTCGGGCTGGccctttggctgctgctttgcttgGTGGccagagagcaggagctggaagtgcTGAGCCCATTTGAGAGCCTTGGCCCAGAGAGGCGTCCTCAATGCCTGAGATGTGTTCCAGGGAGTGGGTGGTTGGTGTcagggctggtgctgagggCCCTTAGCAGTTGTAGCCATAGCCCCTTCTGCCATAGCAGCCCAGGCCTCCCAGCCCATAGCCACAGCCATAGCCAAATCCACGGCCATAGCCAAGGCCATAGCCAAAGCCACCAAATCCACCAGAGatgggctgtccctgcacactgaGCTCAGTGCCCACGGCAGCCGAGGAGGTGGATCCGACGGCGgtgttctgggggaaggaggtcatgatgggtcctggcagggtgacCAGCACGGGAGAAGGCTGGATAACGACGCGGGAATCCTGGcattgcagggcacagggctcgttgcagctgttggccagcggGGTGGGTCCGCAGGGTCGGCAGAGGGTGTTGCAGGCCATGGCTGTGGGGTGGAGGGTCCTGGAAAAGAGGGGggtgaggcagggcaggggtgagTGGCACAAGCGGCAGTGATGCAGAAGAGTGAGGGAGGGCAGAGGCTGTTGTGGGGTTGTGGGGAGGTGTGagggctgctgaggctggggctgagcgtGCCGGCAGAGAGGAACCACgagtgcaggagcaggaggttcAGGGGTTTGAGACTCACCTGGTTgttggcaggagcaggagcagaaggagtGTGGAGAAGTGTGTGAGGGAGAGAGGTTCTGGGCTGGCTTTTATGCTGGTCCTGGAGGGGCGGGACAGCCTTGTCCCATGGCCTTGGGGCATtttgaggcagcagctcttgcCTGGCCAAGGCAGGTGAATCATGAGGTGGGGAATGTTTTTCTTCATGCAATTCTGCAATTCCATGTCCTGCTCTTGAGGACATGTCCAGGTGACCTTGGGGGCGGCTTTCAATCGGGAGTTGCTATTTGGGTGGACTTGATTGTTCAGTGTTTGTCCAGCAGGGCTGAATAAACAAGCAGACCTCTGGAAAGGTGCAATGTCATCAGTGAGGTAATTTTGTGGCCCTCGTCTGCTGTGGTTTGTGGGTGCCTTGTGGAGACCTGGACTCTGTTCTGTGCCACTGGATGTCCATCAGTCATTGTGTTGTACCCAGGaatgctgagggagctgctgatgTTTTGGGGAGGTCACTCTGCAAAGACTTGGAAGATTCCGCTGCCTGGGAGTGTTTCCTGATGGATGAAAGAGAGCTCCTGGCCTTGTGTCTTGAATGGGGCCAAGGGAGAGGATCTGGGAAATGCAAGGCTGCTCAGGCTACACTTGTTACAGCGTTACGATCCATTTGGatattctaaatttaaacaACAACCTCATCTgtcatttaaaatgtatttcctgaCCTCATTCCGAAATCtaagaaataaacaacaaatGGGGCCCATCCCTTTGTTTCCAGGCTTCTCTGTGACATCAATTCCTTTATTCCGCATTCAAGCCGTAAGGTTTCATAATTTATATCCCTCGAGTCTTAGTATTATGTTCCTCTTAGCAAATAACCATTAATTACTAACGGATGGTCAACAAcctcctctttccttctctgccatTACTTGGGCATTCCTTTGTGGGATTCTCAGATTCCACGTTCACCTCTAGAGGCCGTGTCCATCTCACCTTGACGGCAGCCTTGAGGTGTGCATTTAGAGATGAAATTTTGGTGTTGCGGGGACAGCAGGAAGACGTGACCAAAGCTTTGGAGAACTGAGGCCACCCTGCAGCACTGGCTTGTGGGTGGGTTGTGAAGAGTTGCCACCAGCCTCTCTCAGCCCTGACAagctgctctgggctttgcAGCTCTTCCCAATATCCAGTGTTGCCCCTTCCACCCCATTCCCTCTCTCCACGCTATTTCCCCAACTGTCAAAGCCTGACTGGAGACGTCACCTTCACCACTGGTCGTGCTCTTGGTGTCCCTCTTGCCTGTAAGGATTTGATACTCAGGGTCTTTTGGATCTTTACTTGGACTGAGTGTGGAGGAGCGAGGTCGCTCCTCTGGGCATTGTCTGATGGTCAGAAAGAGGATTTGGAAGTTGTCCCGGGTTTTTGGAGGCGAGTGTTGCACAATCCTGAACAACCCAGTCGAGACCAGGTGTCCAGTGTGGTGGCCTGAGAAGGGTCTGAATGGCAGGGCCCAGAGGGTTGAGGTCCAGGATGTCCTTTAAAATGGGCAGAAGCTGAGAGAGCTGCAAGTTCTTTCAGGCCAGAGGCAAGAAAGCAAACAGGACACATTCTCAATACGCCATGGAATGACCTTGGATGACACCCGAGTTCTCCTCAGCTTTGGCTGAATCTTCTACGTGCCCTGGCACGCGACGTCAACAACCACACACTGGTCTCTAATTCTGGCAGTTAAGAGGTGCCGCCAAGGTCAGATGGACACCGCCCCAAGGGAAGGATCTGAAATTGCTgaattccaggaaggaaaacactccCCACCTCAGGACTCACCAGGCTGGGCCAAGCAAGAGCTGCTGCCTAAAAACTGCCCCAAGGCCATGGGACAAGGCTGTACCTTCCCTCCAGAACCAACATAAAAGCCAACCCAGAGCCTCTCTCCCTCACACACTTCTCCTGACGccttctccttctgctcctgctgacaACCAGGTGAGCCTCAAACCCCTGAACCTACTCTACCCCTGGCCCTTCTCTTCCAGCacactcagccccagcctcagcagccctgacgcctccccacagccccacaacAGCCTCCACACTCCCTCACCCTCCTGCATCACTGCCCTCACACCCCcatgcccctgccctgcctcaccCCCTTCTCTTCCAGGCACCCTCCACACCTCAGCCATGGCCTGCAACACCCTCTGCCAACCCTGTGGACCCACCccgctggccaacagctgcaacgagccctgtgccctgcagtgccaggattCCCGCGTCGTTATCCAGCCTTCTCCTGTGCTGgtcaccctgccaggacccatcatgacctccttcccccagaacacCGCCGTCGGATCCACCTCCTCGGCTGCCGTGGGCACTGAGCtcagtgtgcagggacagcccatCTCTGGTGGATTTGGTGGCTTCGGTGGCTACGGCCTTGGCTACGGCCGTGGATTTGGCTATGGGCTGGGAGGCCTGGGCTGCTATGGCAGAAGGGGCTATGGCTACAACTGCTAAGGGCCCTCTGCACCACTCCTGACACCACCAGCTCTGGCCTCTGGCAACAGCTCCTGCAAGCAAAGCACCTCAGCTGATGGTTGCCCTACTCGCACCTCACAACAGATTATTTCCACcgctttcctctgccttttcattcttttgcaCCAATAAAGTTTTCCTGCAACAAACCTGTgatatgtcttttttttttttttcaatggtcTCACATCTTCACCCACCACTCTCTAGAGCTCAACAGGCCATTGAGGGTACCTGCAACAGGGCAGCAACAATTTTCCTTACATATACAAAACAACTAAAAACCTATTCTGGCACAGGAAGCACAGGAGGGAACATCTTCCAGAACATGTCACACACCCTGCCAACTGCTACACCAAAGACATTGACACATCAATCTTGTCCTTGGCACAAAACTGGAAAAGTCACTCCATGCCAGTGCACACTTGACAAACTCTCTTCCTGGCCAGGACTCCTGAAGCTTTCcagcaaagacagaaacaaCATCAACCTCTTGGGCAGGAGCTCTGGAGTGCAAGTGCCTCaactgccctgctccagcaaaaCTAACAGAGGAACATTTCCAGAACCACGGACAGTGCAGATTTGGATCTCCCAAGTCAGAGACTCCACCACTGCTTCCGATCTCTGATCATCCTCATAATGAAAAATTCTTGTCTTCTTTGCCCATGGAATTCCATCTTATTTCACTCGTGCTCTTGCTGTCATGCCCTGCATGTTTACACTGCTGAGGACAGCCAGGCTCCCTTGTCTTCACCTGCCACCATCAGGGATTTGCACACACTGATGTCCAGGACACTGATGGTCACTGATGTCCGTCCTTGTCCCCTTTGAGTCCTGgctctctccctttcccatctAGCAATCGTCTTTCAGACCCGTTTGTACCTGGGTGGCCCTGAGCTCATCTCAgtggggagcccagaactgccCACAACACCTCACACGGGACCTCACCGGTGCTGAGCAAACAGCGACAGTCACCTCTCACTGCCTCATCCCAACCCTTTTCCATATCCTGCCCTGGAACCTTGGGGTCCCTTTTCCCACAAGGGCACAGGAACACCACCAGCTCCATTTCTTCTCATCCACAATGCCAAAGGCtttttgcaaaagaaagcaattGTTCCAATTGATACCCACCTCTTCCTTCCTACCTGGGATGACTTCCTCGTTCCTCCCAAGAAACAGCCCTTGGCAGATGCCcttgctgagctccagctgagGTCCAGGACCACTCAGATTTTCATTCTTGGCCAAAAGGATCCAACTCCTGGGCCTTGCTGCCATCTGGACATTGGGACAGGCCTCTGGGCCCAGTTATTCAGACCCTTCTCAAGCCACTGACACAACCAGGAGTGCCTGGTCATCCAGGATCAGGCAATGCTCTCTGCCAAAAACCTTGGGAAACACCAAATCCTCTTTCAGACCATCACAAGTGGCCTCACCCCTTTGCACTCAGCCCCAGTAAAGACCCCAAAGGCCCTGGATACCAAAACCTTAAAGGCAAGAGGGGCACCAATACATCCTCATAGCACAGTTAACAGGAAAGTTCAAATCTAGTGTCAGGCTTAGCCAGGTGGGATCAAGGTGGGAAGGCAAGAAATGAGAGGGAAGGGGCAACACCTCCGGCACAGCTGTAAATCCCCAACCAgatggacagggctgggagcgaATGGGGCTCCTCTTCAcaacaaacccacaaaccaCAGCACACCCATGCCACAGGGTCACCTTGCCAATGACAACCGCACCTCCCCGAAGTTTTGGTTGCTTATTCCACCCTCCCTGACACTCATCTTCAGAGCAAACCCTCCCAGATGCCACCAACACTCACATACCAATAAGCCACACTTAAAAGCCACGCTCAAGTTCAGAAGGACAGGGCCTCAAGAGAAGGACATGGAATCGTGGCATTCCATAAAGGCACACCCTCATCATGACAGAGAGGGAAAGCGGAGCACGCTGACCACCAGGTAGCAATTACTGGGTTTTGCTCACAGGAACACAATATTGTGATTTACAGGATATAAATCATTAAGAAACCTGATGGCCTGAATGTGGAATAAGGGAATTGACAccacagagcagcctgggaacaAAGGGATAGGACCCCGCTTGTTGTTTCTTATTGGATTTCTGAATGAGGTCAAGGAATACACTTTGCATGCAAGAGTGTGTTGAAATTAGAATTTGAGGAATCCAAGAGGACCATAAAACCCAAACAGGTTCAGCCTGAACAGCCTCTGGTTCACCAGATCTTGTGAGCCCATTCAAGACGCAAAGCCAAGGGCTCTCTTTCATCCATCAGGAACAGCTCCCAGGCACTGGGATCTTTCCAAGCTCTTCCAGAGTGACCTCCCCAGGAcatcagcagctccctcagcattCCTGGGTGCAACACAATGACTGATGGACATCCAGCAGCACAAAACAGAGTCCCAGTCTTCACAAGTCACCCGCAAACCACAGCACCCAAGGGCCACAAAGTGACATCACTGATGACGTTGCAAATCTCCAGGGCTCTGGTTGTTTATTCATTCCTCCCTGACACACATCTGACAATGAAATCCTGCCAAATTCCAACCCATGAAAAATGCTGCCAAGATCAGAGGGACACGGCATCAAGAGCAGGACATTGCAATTGCAGAGCAGAATCACAAAGGAAAACACTCCCTACCTCATGACCTCATGCCAGGCAGGGTGAGGCAAGAGCTGctgccccaaaaatgccccaagACCACGGGACAAGGCAGTCCCGCCCCTCCAGGACCAGTATAAAAGCCAGCCCAGAGCCTCTCTCCCTCACACACTTCTCCACactccttctgctcctgctgacaACCAGGTAAGCCTCATCCCCTGACCCTCTCGCTCCTCCACCCCTGGACCCTCTTTTCCAGcatgctcagccccagcctcagcagccctCACACCTCCCCGCAGCCACACAACAGCCTCCACATTCTCTCACCCTCCTGCATCACTACCCCATGCACCCTtatgcccctgccctgcctcactCCCTTCTTTTCCAGGGACCCTCCACACCACAGCCATGGCCTGCAACACCCTCTGCCAACCCTGCGGACCCACCccgctggccaacagctgcaacgagccctgtgccctgcagtgccaggattCCCGTGTCGTCATCgacccttcccctgtgctggtcaccctgccaggacccatcatgacctccttcccccagaacacCGCCGTCGGAT belongs to Vidua macroura isolate BioBank_ID:100142 chromosome 1, ASM2450914v1, whole genome shotgun sequence and includes:
- the LOC128819201 gene encoding feather keratin B-4-like: MACNTLCQPCGPTPLANSCNEPCALQCQDSRVVIQPSPVLVTLPGPIMTSFPQNTAVGSTSSAAVGTELSVQGQPISGGFGGFGGYGLGYGRGFGYGLGGLGCYGRRGYGYNC
- the LOC128819037 gene encoding feather beta keratin-like, whose translation is MPQGHGTRLSRPSRTSIKASPEPLSLTHFSTLLLLLLLPTTRTLHPTAMACNTLCRPCGPTPLANSCNEPCALQCQDSRVVIQPSPVLVTLPGPIMTSFPQNTAVGSTSSAAVGTELSVQGQPISGGFGGFGYGLGYGRGFGYGCGYGLGGLGCYGRRGYGYNC